The proteins below come from a single Mucilaginibacter mali genomic window:
- a CDS encoding glycine zipper domain-containing protein: MKKIFLSCSILLAVLVADTTHSVAQEKKKMSGQAKGAIIGGAGGAVVGGIVGHGVGGALIGGAIGAGGGYIIGNEHRRHVAKKKRAAQRAYYRRHHTITHPSKNVTVIRKHD; encoded by the coding sequence ATGAAAAAGATATTTTTAAGTTGCAGCATATTGCTTGCTGTATTAGTTGCCGATACAACCCATTCCGTTGCACAGGAAAAAAAGAAAATGAGCGGCCAGGCTAAGGGCGCCATCATCGGCGGTGCCGGTGGCGCTGTTGTAGGCGGCATAGTTGGCCATGGTGTTGGCGGCGCCCTTATCGGCGGCGCAATTGGCGCGGGTGGCGGATATATTATTGGTAACGAGCACCGCAGGCATGTAGCCAAGAAAAAACGCGCGGCGCAGCGGGCTTACTACCGCAGGCACCATACCATTACACATCCGTCAAAAAATGTAACCGTGATCAGAAAGCACGACTAA
- a CDS encoding sigma-70 family RNA polymerase sigma factor: protein MSQHISITNTASATRAIYDEYAGLLLGYIFEVVKDKNIAEEYLVAVFKELPQHLHDVMQPGTNTYQRLLLLTRKVLADFFATIPACDPADKKAHLPAMPNKFLERMSEEEQFIFCNVHYNGKSISALARELNRTEQAIKKILQQAFAAIRRAA from the coding sequence TTGAGCCAGCATATTTCTATAACCAACACTGCTTCAGCCACACGGGCCATATACGATGAGTATGCGGGCTTGCTACTTGGCTATATTTTTGAGGTAGTAAAAGATAAAAATATAGCGGAGGAGTACCTTGTAGCAGTTTTTAAGGAATTGCCACAACACCTGCACGATGTAATGCAGCCTGGCACGAATACCTATCAACGCCTTTTGTTACTGACCCGCAAAGTACTGGCCGATTTTTTCGCGACCATACCGGCATGCGATCCTGCTGATAAAAAAGCGCATTTACCGGCCATGCCAAATAAGTTTTTAGAACGGATGAGTGAGGAGGAACAGTTTATTTTTTGCAATGTTCATTATAACGGTAAAAGCATCAGCGCATTAGCCCGCGAGCTAAACCGGACTGAGCAAGCCATAAAAAAGATCCTGCAACAGGCATTCGCCGCAATAAGGAGGGCCGCATGA
- a CDS encoding DUF892 family protein, translated as MRVYNGDLKLDEAALRKLFLRQLDNVYCIKKHLVKILPSLADKASFPDLKNAILENADQIKLQLLRMDVIYKIYNATYKDQKCIGVKTLSLEAYVASRIEKQLPVERDLALLIHLQITESVEMAYFNVLKNIAASLNNNEVETLLQQNFETAVSSMKLYELIAKEYIA; from the coding sequence ATGCGCGTTTATAACGGCGATTTAAAGCTGGATGAAGCCGCGCTAAGGAAATTGTTTCTGCGTCAGCTGGATAACGTTTACTGTATCAAAAAGCATTTGGTAAAAATATTGCCATCCCTGGCCGATAAGGCCTCATTCCCCGACCTGAAAAACGCCATACTGGAAAATGCCGATCAGATAAAGTTGCAGCTGTTGCGTATGGATGTCATCTATAAAATCTATAACGCAACTTATAAAGATCAAAAATGCATTGGGGTAAAAACCCTGTCGCTTGAAGCTTATGTGGCCTCAAGGATTGAAAAACAACTACCTGTTGAGCGTGACCTGGCCCTGCTGATACATTTGCAAATAACCGAAAGCGTTGAAATGGCCTATTTTAATGTGCTGAAAAATATTGCCGCCAGCCTAAACAATAACGAGGTTGAGACCTTATTACAGCAGAATTTTGAAACAGCTGTAAGCAGTATGAAACTTTACGAGTTGATAGCTAAGGAATACATTGCATAA
- a CDS encoding BamA/TamA family outer membrane protein has protein sequence MCYLPFTLLAQDVIQTAKYVDTTGQTDLIDLGRSLFSIKGKRMKNKEGKNIYFSFLPISSAVPGGGKALITSTTAGFYLGPRDSTFLSSATFAPYFNFNGRFGIPLRSSLWLKNNGWNIQGDTRFLVYPQYTWGLGGNQSEDNKILVNYKYIRFNQAALKRVTNFLYAGIGYDLDYHIDISAEETNRIRSFTGYQYGAANDNNSFSSGATLNLLYDTRNNPFNPMPGCYLNVVYRYNSRMLGSQDSWKSLYVDARKYISLSNERKKNVLALWGYYWTTLNAGTPYLDLPSVGWDPYNRSGRGMDQNRYRGQGLIYLETEYRRDITRNGLFGYVLFASATSVTEAAGRNFKYINPAAGAGLRIKFNKGSDTNIAIDYGFSKGYNTFILSLGETF, from the coding sequence TTGTGTTACTTACCATTCACCTTGCTGGCGCAGGACGTGATACAAACTGCCAAATATGTAGACACAACCGGCCAAACCGACCTGATAGATCTTGGCCGCAGCTTGTTCAGCATTAAAGGCAAGCGCATGAAAAATAAGGAAGGGAAGAATATTTACTTCTCATTCCTGCCCATATCATCGGCAGTACCGGGTGGGGGTAAAGCGCTCATCACATCAACCACCGCAGGCTTTTACCTTGGCCCGCGCGATAGTACTTTTCTGTCAAGCGCTACATTCGCGCCATACTTTAACTTTAACGGTAGGTTTGGGATCCCGCTCCGCTCATCGCTATGGCTGAAAAACAATGGCTGGAATATACAGGGCGATACCCGCTTTTTGGTATATCCGCAATATACCTGGGGGCTGGGCGGCAATCAATCTGAAGATAATAAGATACTGGTGAACTATAAATATATCCGCTTTAACCAGGCGGCATTAAAACGGGTTACCAATTTCCTGTATGCCGGTATCGGGTACGATCTGGATTACCACATCGATATCTCGGCCGAAGAGACTAACCGGATCCGTAGCTTTACCGGTTACCAATACGGCGCCGCTAACGATAACAATTCCTTTTCATCAGGCGCGACGCTTAACCTGCTGTATGATACCCGTAACAACCCCTTCAACCCCATGCCTGGGTGTTACCTGAATGTGGTTTACCGGTATAATTCGCGAATGCTGGGCAGCCAGGATAGCTGGAAATCGCTGTATGTAGACGCGCGTAAATACATATCGCTAAGTAACGAACGCAAAAAGAATGTGCTGGCCCTGTGGGGATATTACTGGACCACCTTAAACGCCGGTACCCCTTACCTCGATCTGCCCAGTGTTGGCTGGGACCCATACAACCGCTCGGGCAGGGGGATGGATCAAAACCGTTACCGGGGGCAAGGCCTGATCTATCTTGAAACAGAATACCGCCGCGATATCACCCGTAACGGCTTGTTTGGCTATGTGCTGTTTGCCAGCGCCACATCGGTTACCGAGGCTGCCGGGCGCAACTTTAAATATATTAATCCTGCCGCAGGGGCGGGCCTGCGTATTAAATTCAACAAAGGATCGGACACCAACATCGCTATCGATTACGGCTTCAGCAAAGGGTATAATACGTTTATACTAAGTTTGGGTGAAACGTTTTAG
- a CDS encoding DUF6263 family protein: MKKSFGILLLIIASVNCHAQYVKLALNLVKGNTYYNLTTATATVVQTVNGQKTQQGTTITSRIAFKVMNIRDSLYEMEMRYENLSLKMDLPQGTIQYNSNGIDATSKVLAALRNQPIAVVITRNGNLQALAPISTAIDRAIKQFPQLSAEERAQIKSMMEQSFGERAFRSNFEMGTVIFPSVPVRKNAFWISDTQLESSRPANVHSIAELRDITPTFNQIHVNSTITYLNRDEFIVTNGIPLKYNMEGSRSADIVVDTVTGWVKQASILQNIGGTTEIKDNPTVPGGMVIPTVMKSEVVITDVH, from the coding sequence ATGAAGAAAAGCTTCGGCATACTCCTGTTAATAATCGCTTCGGTAAACTGCCACGCCCAGTACGTTAAACTGGCGCTGAACCTGGTTAAGGGCAATACTTATTATAATTTAACCACAGCCACGGCAACTGTAGTGCAAACAGTAAACGGGCAAAAAACCCAACAAGGCACTACCATTACCAGCCGCATTGCCTTTAAGGTGATGAACATTCGCGATAGCTTATATGAAATGGAGATGCGCTACGAAAACCTTTCGCTTAAAATGGATCTGCCGCAGGGAACTATCCAGTATAATTCAAACGGCATTGATGCAACTTCAAAAGTATTAGCTGCCCTGCGCAACCAGCCAATAGCCGTGGTAATTACCCGCAACGGCAATTTGCAGGCGCTGGCGCCCATCAGCACGGCAATTGACAGGGCCATTAAACAATTCCCGCAATTATCTGCCGAAGAGCGGGCTCAAATAAAAAGTATGATGGAGCAATCCTTCGGCGAACGGGCCTTTCGCAGCAATTTTGAGATGGGGACGGTTATCTTTCCGTCGGTACCTGTCAGGAAAAATGCCTTTTGGATAAGCGATACCCAATTGGAAAGCAGCCGGCCGGCCAATGTACACTCCATTGCCGAATTGCGCGACATCACCCCTACTTTTAACCAGATCCACGTTAACTCCACCATCACTTATTTAAACCGCGATGAATTTATCGTAACAAACGGGATCCCGTTAAAATACAATATGGAGGGCAGCCGTTCGGCTGATATTGTGGTGGATACAGTAACCGGCTGGGTGAAGCAGGCCAGTATTTTACAAAACATTGGCGGCACTACCGAAATTAAGGACAACCCAACGGTACCGGGCGGCATGGTAATACCCACTGTTATGAAAAGCGAAGTGGTGATAACGGATGTTCATTAG